A genome region from Chlorobaculum tepidum TLS includes the following:
- a CDS encoding DUF2023 family protein, protein MKVLIHHIYEYRKGLRSLVMHTLPARFGEEATRKLRHYGIDYHIYDFGKSHINVFFGAPECVAVVRSICASKKLKALTPEEDFVLGSMLGYDIRKQCERYLKKCESAAIADPAMHKCA, encoded by the coding sequence ATGAAAGTGCTGATTCACCATATCTATGAATATCGCAAAGGGTTACGGAGTCTGGTCATGCACACGCTTCCTGCCCGGTTCGGCGAGGAGGCGACCAGAAAGCTCCGGCATTACGGCATCGACTACCATATCTACGACTTCGGCAAGTCGCACATCAACGTTTTCTTCGGAGCGCCGGAGTGCGTGGCGGTTGTTCGGTCGATCTGCGCCAGCAAGAAACTCAAGGCTCTCACCCCTGAGGAGGATTTCGTGCTCGGCTCGATGCTTGGTTATGACATCCGCAAGCAGTGCGAGCGATACCTGAAAAAGTGCGAGTCAGCGGCCATCGCCGATCCGGCAATGCACAAGTGCGCCTGA
- a CDS encoding 4Fe-4S binding protein, protein MSLKITEECTFCAACEPECPVNAISAGSDIYVIDESACTECEGYADSPACVAVCPAECIVKA, encoded by the coding sequence ATGTCACTGAAAATCACCGAAGAGTGCACCTTCTGCGCCGCCTGCGAACCCGAATGCCCGGTCAACGCCATCAGCGCGGGCAGCGACATCTACGTCATCGATGAATCGGCCTGCACCGAGTGCGAGGGCTATGCCGACTCACCGGCATGTGTTGCCGTGTGCCCCGCCGAGTGCATCGTCAAGGCCTGA